A single genomic interval of Mesoplodon densirostris isolate mMesDen1 chromosome 8, mMesDen1 primary haplotype, whole genome shotgun sequence harbors:
- the CHPF gene encoding chondroitin sulfate synthase 2 gives MRASLLLSVLRPAGPVAVGISLGFTLSLLSVTWVEEPCGPGPPQPGDSELPPRGNTNAARRPNSVQPGAERERPGAGAGAGENWEPRVLPYHPAQPGQAAKKAVRTRYISTELGIRQRLLVAVLTSQATLPTLGVAVNRTLGHRLERVVFLTGSRGRRAPPGMAVVTLGEERPIGHLHLALRHLLEQHGNDFDWFFLVPDATYTEAHGLARLAGHLSLAAAAHLYLGRPQDFISGEPAPGRYCHGGFGVLLSRTLLQQLRPHLEACRNDIVSAHPDEWLGRCILDATGVGCTGGHEGVHYSYLELSPGEPVQEGDPRFRSALTAHPVRDPVHMYQLHKAFARAELERTYQEIQELQWEIQNTSRLAADGEWAATWPVGIPAPSRPASRFEVLRWDYFTEQHAFSCADGSPRCPLRGADQADVADILGAALEELNRRYHPALRLQKQQLVNGYRRFDPARGMEYTLDLQLEALTPQGGRRPLTRRVQLLRPLSRVEILPVPYVTEASRLTVLLPLAAAECDLAPGFLEAFAVAALEPGDSAATLTLLLLYEPRQAQRAAHADVFAPVKARVAELERRFPGARVPWLSVQTATPSPLRLMDLLSKKHPLDTLFLLAGPDTVLTPDFLNRCRMHAISGWQAFFPMHFQAFHPAVAPPQGPGPPELGRDTGRFDRQAASEACFYNSDYVAARARLAAASEQEEELLESLDVYELFLRFSSLHVLRAVEPALLQRYRAQTCSARLSEDLYHRCRQSALESLGSRTQLAMLLFEQEQGNST, from the exons ATGCGGGCATCGCTGCTGTTGTCGGTGCTGCGGCCCGCAGGGCCCGTGGCCGTGGGCATCTCCCTGGGCTTCACTCTGAGCCTGCTCAGCGTCACCTGGGTGGAGGAGCCTTGTGGCCCAGGGCCGCCCCAACCCGGAGATTCTGAGCTGCCGCCGCGCGGCAACACCAACGCGGCGCGCCGGCCCAACTCGGTGCAGCCCGGAGCGGAGCGCGAGAGGCCCGGGGCCGGTGCAGGCGCCGGGGAGAACTGGGAGCCGCGTGTCTTGCCCTACCACCCCGCACAGCCTGGCCAGGCCGCCAAAAAGGCCGTCAG gacccgCTACATCAGCACAGAGCTGGGCATCAGGCAGAGGCTGCTCGTGGCGGTGCTGACCTCACAGGCCACGTTGCCCACACTGGGCGTGGCTGTGAACCGCACGCTGGGGCACCGGCTAGAGCGTGTGGTGTTCCTGACAGGCTCGCGCGGCCGCCGGGCACCACCGGGGATGGCCGTGGTGACGCTAGGCGAGGAGCGGCCCATCGGGCACCTGCACCTGGCACTGCGCCACCTGCTGGAGCAGCACGGCAACGACTTTGACTGGTTCTTCCTGGTGCCTGACGCCACCTACACCGAGGCGCACGGACTGGCTCGCCTAGCTGGCCACCTCAGCCTGGCAGCCGCTGCCCACCTCTATCTGGGCCGGCCCCAGGACTTCATCAGTGGGGAGCCCGCCCCAGGCCGCTACTGCCACGGTGGCTTTGGGGTGCTGCTGTCACGCACACTGCTGCAGCAGCTGCGCCCCCACCTGGAAGCCTGCCGCAACGACATCGTCAGTGCGCACCCGGATGAGTGGCTGGGCCGCTGCATCCTCGATGCCACCGGGGTGGGCTGCACTGGCGGCCACGAG GGAGTCCACTATAGCTACCTGGAGCTGAgccctggggagcctgtgcaggagGGGGACCCTCGTTTCCGCAGTGCCCTGACAGCTCACCCTGTCCGTGACCCTGTGCACATGTACCAGCTGCACAAGGCTTTTGCCCGAGCTGAACTGGAACGCACATACCAGGAGATCCAGGAGTTACAG TGGGAGATCCAGAACACCAGCCGTCTGGCAGCGGATGGGGAGTGGGCAGCCACCTGGCCCGTGGGCATTCCAGCACCGTCCCGCCCGGCCTCCCGCTTTGAGGTGCTGCGCTGGGACTATTTCACAGAGCAGCATGCTTTCTCCTGCGCTGATGGCTCGCCCCGCTGCCCACTGCGTGGGGCTGACCAGGCTGATGTGGCCGACATTCTGGGGGCAGCCCTGGAGGAGCTCAACCGCCGGTACCACCCGGCCCTGCGGCTCCAGAAGCAGCAGCTGGTTAATGGCTACCGACGCTTCGATCCTGCCCGGGGCATGGAGTACACGCTGGACTTGCAGCTGGAGGCATTGACCCCCCAGGGTGGCCGCCGGCCCCTCACCCGCCGAGTGCAGTTGCTACGGCCACTGAGTCGCGTGGAGATCTTGCCCGTGCCCTATGTCACCGAGGCCTCGCGTCTCACCGTGTTACTGCCACTGGCTGCAGCCGAGTGTGACCTGGCCCCTGGCTTCCTGGAGGCCTTCGCCGTGGCCGCACTGGAGCCTGGCGATTCTGCGGCAACCCTGACCCTGCTGCTACTGTATGAGCCACGACAGGCCCAGCGGGCGGCCCACGCCGATGTCTTTGCACCTGTCAAGGCCCGTGTGGCAGAGCTGGAGAGGCGTTTCCCCGGTGCCCGGGTGCCCTGGCTCAGCGTGCAGACAGCCACACCCTCACCGCTGCGCCTCATGGATCTGCTCTCCAAGAAGCACCCACTGGACACGCTGTTCCTGCTGGCCGGGCCAGACACGGTGCTCACCCCGGACTTCCTGAACCGCTGCCGCATGCATGCCATCTCTGGCTGGCAAGCCTTCTTTCCCATGCACTTCCAGGCCTTCCACCCGGCCGTGGCCCCACCCCAGGGCCCGGGACCCCCTGAATTAGGCCGAGACACAGGCCGCTTTGATCGCCAGGCGGCCAGTGAGGCCTGCTTCTACAACTCCGACTACGTGGCGGCCCGAGCGCGGCTGGCGGCGGCCTcggagcaggaggaggagctgCTGGAGAGCCTGGATGTGTATGAGCTGTTCCTGCGCTTCTCCAGCCTGCACGTGCTGCGGGCGGTGGAGCCCGCGCTGCTGCAGCGCTATCGGGCCCAGACGTGCAGCGCGCGGCTTAGCGAGGACCTGTACCACCGCTGCCGCCAGAGTGCGCTCGAGAGCCTCGGCTCCCGCACCCAGCTGGCCATGCTGCTCTTCGAGCAGGAGCAGGGCAACAGCACCTGA